The Sediminicola sp. YIK13 genomic sequence GAGCGAATTGACGAAAACCCCAATTTTGGTTATGTCATCGGTTCCAAATTCCAACAGTATGTTTTATTGGACAATGCCCTAAAAGCATTTACAAAAGCCATGTCCCTGAATCCCAAATTGGACTATAACTTTCAAATGGCACGGATCTACGGCGAGCAGGGCGATATTGAAAAAATGTACGCATCCTACTTAACCCTTATCAGCAATGGAAGTACCAGCAAAAGCAATATCCTAAGAAATATAGATGATTTTATTTCTTCTGATCCCTCCAATGAAAACAACATAAAACTAAAACGCATCCTCCTCCAAAATGCCCAAAAAAATCCAGACATCCTTTGGAACGAACTTTTAAGCTGGCTATTCGTGCAGCAAAAACAATACAATAGTGCCTTTAATCAGGAAAAAGCAATATACAAAAGAGATCCCGGAGGCACTTTACAGCGCCTGGCGAGTCTTGGGACCCTGGCCATGGAAGACCAAGCTCTGGAAGATGCCAAAACCATATTTGAATATATCGTGGGTAATGGGTACGAGGGTAGTATTAAATTAAACGCGGAGCTGAGTCTTATAGAAATAGACCTCATTGAAGCTGATGATAAAAAGTTGGAGGTTATCGATAAAAACTTTCAAAAATTAATGGAAGCTTATGGCTATAATGGCCAGTCTCTTCAATTACAGATAGCCTATTCCAATTTCCTTACCTTTAAATTGGACCAGCCCGATGATGCCATTACAATTCTCAAAAAATGCCTGGAACTCCCGTTGAACAAATATGGAACAGCCTATATAAAAATGGCCTTAGGGGACATCCTGGTATATAATCAAAAATTTAATGAAGCGCTGATAAACTTCTCACAAGTTCAGAAGGACCTTAAAAATGACGTGCTTGCCCAGGATGCACGTTTTAAGGTGGCGCAGACCAGTTTTTACAAGGGCGATTTTGATTGGGCCCTTACCCAATTAAAGGTATTGCGCAGTTCCACTTCCCAGCTTATTGCCAATGATGCCATGCAACTTAGCCTTCTGATTTCAGACAATTCCTTGGAAGATTCCACCCAAACTGCACTAAAAAAATACGCCAGAGCCGATCTATTGGCCTATCAAAAAAAAACCAGGGAAGCCATTACAGAATTGAACGACATCCTTGAAAACCATAAAGGCGAAAAAATTGAGGACGAAGCCCTTTTCAAGCAAGGGCAATTACTGGAGGGCCTTAAGGATTATGAAGCGGCCAAATTCAATTACCAAAAAATTATCACCTTCTACAGTAACGGCATTTTAGCAGATGACGCCTATTTTGCCCTTGCCGAATTATATAAAAACGAACTCCTTGAACCTGAAAAGGCGAAGGAGCATTACGAAAAGATCATTTATGATTATCAGGACAGTTATTACTTTCCGCTGGCACGGAAAAATTATCGAATACTCCGCGGTGATGCCATAAACTAACTCAAAAAATTAATGTATGTATATTTATAATGTTACCACCAATATTGAGGACTCCGTACACGACCAATGGGTTTCCTGGATGCAAAAAACACATATCCCTGAAATGTTGGCCACAGGAAAATTTACCCAAGCAAAAATGTGCAGGGTCTTGGTAGAAGAGCAAATGGGAGGTTCCACCTATTCCGTTCAATATACCACGGACAGCAAGAATACATTGACAAAATACTACACAGAAGATGCCCCTGTAATGCGACAAAAATCATTACAGCTTTTTGCCGATAAAATGGTGGCTTTTCGCACAGAGCTTGAAATTATAGGTGAATTTTAGGTATTACAGTTCTTGAAAGATACTATCCTACTATTTACATATGGCACCTTGCAGGAGCTCGACATTCAATTGGAACTATTTGGAAGAGAGCTATCTGGGGAGCCTGACAGCTTAAATGGTTACAGATTGTCCGACAAAAAAATCATGGGCAGATACAAGGTCATCCATGAAACAGGTGCCCCTGAAGACCGCTTAGATGGTGTTTGCTATACCTTGACATTTCAAGAACTTTTAGATACAGACACCTATGAAGGGGAAGCCTACAAAAGAATATTGGTTACCTTAGCATCCGGCAAAAAAGCTTGGGTTTATGTGGAAAATTCCATTTAATTACGAATCAAATCAGTCCCATGTCCAAAAAAAAAGGAAAAAAATACAGTCCTAACTTTACCAACCACAAAAAGGATTCCCAAAAGGACACGGGACCTGTAAAAGCGAAAAAACATCTAGGGCAACACTTTCTTAAAGATGAAAAGATAGCCCAAGATATTGCGGATACCCTTTCTTTCGAAGGGTATACAAACGTAATTGAAATTGGTCCCGGTACCGGGGTACTAACGAAGTACTTACTTCAGAAAGATATTGATCTGGTGGCCATGGACCTGGATGAGGAATCCATCATCTACCTCAATCACAGTTTTCCCTTAGAACACAACAAGGTGATGCAGCGAAAACGCAGTTTTAAGGTATTGGAGGCCGATTTCCTCAAGTACGACCTCTCCACAATTTTTGGAAAAGAGCAATTCGCTATTACGGGCAATTTCCCCTACAACATATCTACCCAGATTGTCTTTAAAATGCTGGAAATGAAGGAACAGATTCCCGAGTTTTCTGGAATGTTCCAAAAAGAGGTGGCCCAACGGATCTGTGAAAAAGAAGGAAGTAAGGCCTATGGTATCCTATCGGTTCTGGCACAGGCGTACTACGATGCAGAATATTTGTTTACAGTGCATCCACAGGTTTTCGATCCCCCACCAAAAGTACAATCGGGAGTACTAAGACTTACCAGAAAAAAAGATCTGAACCTGGATTGTGACGAAAAGCTTTTATACAAAGTGGTAAAAACCGCCTTCAACCAACGTAGAAAGACCCTTCGCAATAGTTTAAAAACCTTTGAGCTATCAGATATTCTAAAAGAAGATGCTATATTTGACAAAAGACCGGAACAGTTGGCTGTGGCCGATTTTATTGCGTTGACAAAGAAGATAGAGCATGATACCATTTAAGCTAACCGATGACCTTATAGCTGAGATAGAACAGCTGATCGAAGACCAGAAGGATACTCAACTTTCATCCCTTTTGGAGGATATCCATTATGCGGATATTGCTGAGATCATCAACGAGCTTAATGATGATGAGGCCACCTACCTGATCAAATTGCTGGACAGTGATAAGACCTCAGACATTCTAACAGAATTGGACGAGGATATCCGTGAGGCAATTTTAGGCAATCTTTCTGCCAAGGAAATTGCCGAAGAACTCGATGAATTGGATACGGATGATGCCGCGGATATTGTTGGGGAACTTCCCAAGGATATGGTCCAAAGGGTGATTTCTGAACTGGAGGACAAGGAACACGCCAAGGACATTGTAGACCTATTACGCTATGATGAGAATTCAGCTGGGGGACTTATGGCTAAGGAATTGGTCAAGGTCAACGAAAACTGGAACGTTCTTACCTGCGTGAAGGAAATGCGGGCACAGGCGGAAAACGTCACCAGGGTCCACTCCATTTACGTGGTGGACGATGAAGAAAAACTAAAAGGCAGACTTTCCCTTAAAGATCTTTTGACCACGTCAACCAAGACCCATATTAAAGATATATATATTCCAAAGGTCGATTATGTCAACGTCAATGAGAAACCTGAAGAGGTCGCCAAGATCATGTCCAAATACGATTTGGAGGCAATTCCTGTAGTGGACGAAATAGGACGACTCGTTGGTCGGATCACCATTGATGATATTGTGGATGTTATCAAGGAAGAGGCTGAAAAAGATTACCAAATGGCTGCAGGTATCTCCCAAGATGTGGAGGCAGATGACAGTATTTGGGAACTCACAAAAGCACGCTTGCCATGGTTATTCATTGGTATGATGGGCGGTATTGGCGCAGCCAGTATCATTAACGTATTTCAGGGTGCTTTTATAAAATTTCCCATTTTATTGGCCTTTATTCCCCTAATGCAGGCAACTGCAGGTAATGTGGGAGTTCAATCCTCAGCTATCGTAGTCCAAGGTCTCGCCAACGATTCCATAAAAGGAGAAATTTGGGGGCGTCTCTTAAAAGAATTGATATTGGGCTTGGTCAACGGCCTGGCATTGGCATTTATATTTTTACTGATCAGTCATTTTGGGTTCAACACCTCTTATATGGTATCCTTTACCGTGGGCATTGCCCTGGTCACTGTAATCGTCAATGCTGCCTTAATCGGTACGTTTATTCCCATATTTCTAAATAAAAGAGGGATAGACCCCGCCATTGCAACGGGACCGTTTATCACAACCAGCAACGACGTTTTGGGAATACTTATCTATTTTTCCATCGCCAAGGTGCTTTTAAATTTTTAGGGCACTACACCAACCATGTTGGTGACGGGCTTTGCGCGCTACATGGTAGCTAGCTCCAATCCCTAGTGCATTTATGGCCAACCTTAAGATATAGAACAAGCATGAAACCTATCAATCTACTGAAAAAACACGCAGAATTCACCAAACAATGGCATCCTCATCAGATTGCCATGGTAGATGATATGCAAGTACTTTTGGCCAAGCTACAAGGTGAGTTTGTTTGGCATGCGCATGAAAAGGAAGACGAACTGTTCCAAGTACTCAAAGGCACCTTGTATGTGCAATTTAGAGATAGAACAGAAGTGGTCAGGGAAGGGGAAATCATTGTGGTCCCAAAGGGAGTGGAACACAACCCTATGACCAAAGACAATGAGGAGGTACAAGTACTTCTTTTCGAGAAAGCCACCACAGCGCATACCGGGAATGTAACACACGAAAAGACACAAACAGATTATCCAAAGATTTAAAACAGCATATGAAAGTTCTCCATTTAGATAGCAACCACGAGATTTTGGCGAAAGGCCTAGAAGAATTAGGGTACTCAAACGAAACCGACTACACCTCCAGCAAGGAGGAGATAGAGGCAAAAATAAGTTCCTATGATGGCATTATCATAAGGAGTAGGTTTACCATTGACCAAACCTTTTTAGATAAGGCCACCAATTTAAAATTTATAGGTCGCGTTGGAGCAGGCTTGGAAAATATAGATGTGGAATATGCCAAACATAAAGAGATCTATCTTGCCTCCGCCCCCGAGGGAAATAAGAATGCTGTTGGCGAACATACCTTGGGTATGCTGTTGGCGCTTTTCAACAAATTAAATAAGGCCGATTTGGAAGTCCGTAAAGGCATTTGGGACAGGGAGGGTAACCGAGGTGTTGAATTGGATGGTAAAACTGTGGGCATCGTTGGTTATGGAAATATGGGAAAGGCTTTTGCCAAAAAACTCTCTGGCTTTGATGTGGAGGTCATCTGTTACGATATTCTAGGAGGCGTGGGAGATAAAAATGCCAGGCAGGTGGGGATTATGGAACTGCGTCAGCGAGCTGATATAATAAGTTTGCATACGCCTCAAACACCATTGACCATGGGCATGATCAACTCGGAGTTTATCAATGGGTTCTATAAGCCTATTTGGTTTTTGAATACGGCCAGGGGTAAAAGTGTCGTTACACAAGATTTGGTCGCTGCACTCAAATCCGGAAAAATACTAGGAGCAGGTCTAGATGTCCTTGAATATGAGAAATCGTCCTTTGAACAGCTCTTTACCAAGGATATGCCGGCAGCCTTTGAATACCTTATCAAGGCCGAAAATGTTTTGCTGAGCCCCCATGTTGCTGGTTGGACAGTAGAAAGCAAGGAAAAACTGGCTCAAACCATAGTAGATAAGATAAAGAAACAATTTAGCTAGACTGATTCCTTGGTTCGAAAAATTTCGTGTAAATTTAATACCAACGAACCAAAACCAAGGAAATGAAATCACAATTCATAAAAATCAACAAACTAAAAAGTGTTGGGCTTTTAATCCTAATCTCATTTTGGCATCTGGGAACTATTGGACAAATTGCGATGCCTGCCCCCAGCCCAACCTTTGAAATAAAAGGTCCGGTCGGCTTTTCTGAGGTGAAGGTGGTTTATTCCAGACCTAGTGCCAAAGGAAGACAAGTAGCGGGAAACCTTATCCCCTATAACGAAGTCTGGCGAACGGGTGCCAATGCTTCCACCAAAATAAGTTTCAGTGAAGATGTAAAACTCAATGGCAATGCTGTACCTGCAGGGGAATATGCCTTGTACACCATTTTCACAGAAGAGACAGCAACGATAATATTAAGTAAGAACCTCAGCTGGTGGGGAGCCCTGGGCTATGATCCCAAAGAAGACCAACTTCGATTTGAGGTACCTGTAAAACATCCCAGCAGCCACTACGAAACCTTTACCATAAGCTTTTCGGACTTCACCACCAATTCGGCGAACCTCAATCTGAAATGGGAACACACCAAAGCTATGTTCAGCATAGAATCGGATGTTGAAGGCAAGGTCATGGAAGATATCAGAACCCAATTAATAGATGGCATCCCAGAAAATACAGTGAGCTACTTTTATGGAGCCTCCTATTATTACGACACGGACAGAGACCCAAAACTGGCCCTACAATGGATAGACAAGGCCATTGATGGAAGCGAGGAAGAGCAGTATTGGGTATACCATGTGAAAGCCAAAATATTGGCAAAGATGGGTGACAAAAAAAGCGCCATAGAGACCGCTGAGAAATCCATGGAATTGGCACGAATTGGAAAAAACATGGATTATGTAAGGCTGAACGAAAAACTGATTCAATCTCTAAAATAGAAAAAGACCATTGTCATAAAGGAATGGAATTACAGGAAATACAACAAAAACTGCACCTCCTTTTAAAATCCTTTGTGCCTCCTCTTCGAGTGCGCAAGGAATCTCATGAAATGTTTGAGGTATGCGGTACAAAGCCGGTCATGCAGGGGAAACAAAAGGTGGATGGTTTTTACTTTGCGAGTGTAGTACCCAAACCCAAAGACATACGCTTCTATTTTTTTCCCATATATACACATCCCAAGCAATTTGAAACACTTTCGCAGGCCATGCAAAAATGCCTTAAAGGAAAAAGTTGCTTTCACTTCAAAAAGATGGATGATGCATTGATAAATGAATTGAGTAACATGGTTTCCCTAGGCGTGCAATTATATAGAAAAGACAATCTAATTTAAATCAACACCCATGAAAAAAAGAGTTACAGGTCTAGGAGGCTTTTTCTTTAAAACTAAAGATCCAGATGGCATCAAAAAATGGTACAACACCCATTTGGGCCTAAATACGGATCAATATGGATGTACCTTTTGGTGGAAGGATAAGAAAGGGAAAGATTGTTCTACCCAGTGGAGTCCGATGAAGGAGGACACCAAATATTTCGAGCCCAGCAAAAAACAATTTATGATGAATTTTAGGGTAGAAAATCTCGTAGAGCTATTGGAGGTCTTGAAAAAGGAGGGGGTCACCATTGTAGGTGAAATAGAAGAATATGAATATGGTAAGTTCGGGTGGATCCTAGACCCGGAAGGCAATAAATTGGAACTATGGGAGCCCGTAGATAAAGCATTTCTTTGATAATGAAATAATTACTACATTTAGAAGACCAAAAATCAATACTAACTAAACATGTCAGAAGAAAACCAAGATCTAGGGGATAAGGCCAAAAAATCCATGGAGGATGCCAAAAAGGCTGCCAAAAAAACTGGAGAAACAGCTAAAAAGAAAGTAACAAAAGCTAAAAGCAAAACAACAAAATCTGCCGATGCCGCTAAAAAAACAGCTAAGGCCACTGGAGCCAAAGCAGAAAAAAAGACTTCCAAGATAAAGGAAGAGGCGAAGGAAGCTTTTGACGATGCCAAAAAAAAGGCCGAGGACGTAAAAAAGGAAGCCAAGGAAACAGCAAAGGAATTTAAGCAGGGTGCTAAAGAGACTTTTGAGGAGGCCAAAAAGTCTGCTGAGGATTTCAAAGAAGAGGCAAAGGAAAGCACACATGAATTTAAGGAAGGGGCCAAAAAAACTGCCCACGAATTTTCCGAGGGCCTAAAGAGTGCCGGAGGGGAGAATAAAAAAATATTGGCAGGTATTTTAGCTATTATTTTTGGTCATTTAGGTATTCATAAATTCATTTTAGGATATCAAAAAGAAGGAATTATTCTTTTGGTGATTTCGATATTTGGATATGCAACAACATGCTTGTTCTTCGGAAGTTTTATAATTTTGGCAACGTGGATAGTTGGAATCATAGAAGGAATTATCTACCTGACAAAGACAGATGAAGATTTCTATAACACCTACCAAGTAGGCCGTAAACCCTGGTTTTAAAAACAAGAAAAAAGTCGAGAAATCACATCTCGACTTTTTTAATTAATTTTATTATCGTAATATTGCAATATATAAATATGTTATGGGTACAACAAAGACTCAGATATTCACTACGGCTCAAAATGAGTTGGCCACTATTTTTAAAGTATTGTCCAACCCGGCACGTATAGCCATTATTCAATATATCAGCCGACAACAATCATGTATCTGTAATGATATTGTGGAAGAAATTGGTTTGGCACAACCCACCATTTCCCAACACCTTAAGGAGCTTAAGAGCATCGGGCTATTAAAGGGGGAAGTAGAGGGGAAAACGGTATGCTACTGCATCGATTTGAACAAATGGAACGAAATCCAATCACAACTAAACAGTTTTTTTAATACCACGCAGGCCAACTGCTGTTAATCCTTAAGCTTATGAAAACTTCAGAATTCCTATCCCTTCTTAGGGAACATCCCAACAAGAGCCTTGTATTTGAATATCAACCAGGCAAGAACGTTGGAGCCAATTATCACATCACCGAAATAAAGAATATCACTATAGATTCTGTGGATTGCGGTGCCGGAACAGATTATTGGAAAGAAACCATCATACAACTCTGGGAGAGTCCGACCGAAAAAGACAAGACGGAGTATATGT encodes the following:
- a CDS encoding tetratricopeptide repeat protein yields the protein MRPVLLIIALFFLQNSYSQDDFLAKQYFNDGSFEKALIYYQKLAEKNPRRPDFLEGLIASYQQLERYEEAEKYLLQSMQKGNTYPTLLIELGHNYDLQGLSELASEQYERALERIDENPNFGYVIGSKFQQYVLLDNALKAFTKAMSLNPKLDYNFQMARIYGEQGDIEKMYASYLTLISNGSTSKSNILRNIDDFISSDPSNENNIKLKRILLQNAQKNPDILWNELLSWLFVQQKQYNSAFNQEKAIYKRDPGGTLQRLASLGTLAMEDQALEDAKTIFEYIVGNGYEGSIKLNAELSLIEIDLIEADDKKLEVIDKNFQKLMEAYGYNGQSLQLQIAYSNFLTFKLDQPDDAITILKKCLELPLNKYGTAYIKMALGDILVYNQKFNEALINFSQVQKDLKNDVLAQDARFKVAQTSFYKGDFDWALTQLKVLRSSTSQLIANDAMQLSLLISDNSLEDSTQTALKKYARADLLAYQKKTREAITELNDILENHKGEKIEDEALFKQGQLLEGLKDYEAAKFNYQKIITFYSNGILADDAYFALAELYKNELLEPEKAKEHYEKIIYDYQDSYYFPLARKNYRILRGDAIN
- a CDS encoding DUF4286 family protein, which encodes MYIYNVTTNIEDSVHDQWVSWMQKTHIPEMLATGKFTQAKMCRVLVEEQMGGSTYSVQYTTDSKNTLTKYYTEDAPVMRQKSLQLFADKMVAFRTELEIIGEF
- a CDS encoding gamma-glutamylcyclotransferase family protein, which encodes MKDTILLFTYGTLQELDIQLELFGRELSGEPDSLNGYRLSDKKIMGRYKVIHETGAPEDRLDGVCYTLTFQELLDTDTYEGEAYKRILVTLASGKKAWVYVENSI
- the rsmA gene encoding 16S rRNA (adenine(1518)-N(6)/adenine(1519)-N(6))-dimethyltransferase RsmA, producing the protein MSKKKGKKYSPNFTNHKKDSQKDTGPVKAKKHLGQHFLKDEKIAQDIADTLSFEGYTNVIEIGPGTGVLTKYLLQKDIDLVAMDLDEESIIYLNHSFPLEHNKVMQRKRSFKVLEADFLKYDLSTIFGKEQFAITGNFPYNISTQIVFKMLEMKEQIPEFSGMFQKEVAQRICEKEGSKAYGILSVLAQAYYDAEYLFTVHPQVFDPPPKVQSGVLRLTRKKDLNLDCDEKLLYKVVKTAFNQRRKTLRNSLKTFELSDILKEDAIFDKRPEQLAVADFIALTKKIEHDTI
- the mgtE gene encoding magnesium transporter; protein product: MIPFKLTDDLIAEIEQLIEDQKDTQLSSLLEDIHYADIAEIINELNDDEATYLIKLLDSDKTSDILTELDEDIREAILGNLSAKEIAEELDELDTDDAADIVGELPKDMVQRVISELEDKEHAKDIVDLLRYDENSAGGLMAKELVKVNENWNVLTCVKEMRAQAENVTRVHSIYVVDDEEKLKGRLSLKDLLTTSTKTHIKDIYIPKVDYVNVNEKPEEVAKIMSKYDLEAIPVVDEIGRLVGRITIDDIVDVIKEEAEKDYQMAAGISQDVEADDSIWELTKARLPWLFIGMMGGIGAASIINVFQGAFIKFPILLAFIPLMQATAGNVGVQSSAIVVQGLANDSIKGEIWGRLLKELILGLVNGLALAFIFLLISHFGFNTSYMVSFTVGIALVTVIVNAALIGTFIPIFLNKRGIDPAIATGPFITTSNDVLGILIYFSIAKVLLNF
- a CDS encoding cupin domain-containing protein; protein product: MKPINLLKKHAEFTKQWHPHQIAMVDDMQVLLAKLQGEFVWHAHEKEDELFQVLKGTLYVQFRDRTEVVREGEIIVVPKGVEHNPMTKDNEEVQVLLFEKATTAHTGNVTHEKTQTDYPKI
- a CDS encoding 2-hydroxyacid dehydrogenase, whose product is MKVLHLDSNHEILAKGLEELGYSNETDYTSSKEEIEAKISSYDGIIIRSRFTIDQTFLDKATNLKFIGRVGAGLENIDVEYAKHKEIYLASAPEGNKNAVGEHTLGMLLALFNKLNKADLEVRKGIWDREGNRGVELDGKTVGIVGYGNMGKAFAKKLSGFDVEVICYDILGGVGDKNARQVGIMELRQRADIISLHTPQTPLTMGMINSEFINGFYKPIWFLNTARGKSVVTQDLVAALKSGKILGAGLDVLEYEKSSFEQLFTKDMPAAFEYLIKAENVLLSPHVAGWTVESKEKLAQTIVDKIKKQFS
- a CDS encoding DUF2911 domain-containing protein — its product is MKSQFIKINKLKSVGLLILISFWHLGTIGQIAMPAPSPTFEIKGPVGFSEVKVVYSRPSAKGRQVAGNLIPYNEVWRTGANASTKISFSEDVKLNGNAVPAGEYALYTIFTEETATIILSKNLSWWGALGYDPKEDQLRFEVPVKHPSSHYETFTISFSDFTTNSANLNLKWEHTKAMFSIESDVEGKVMEDIRTQLIDGIPENTVSYFYGASYYYDTDRDPKLALQWIDKAIDGSEEEQYWVYHVKAKILAKMGDKKSAIETAEKSMELARIGKNMDYVRLNEKLIQSLK
- a CDS encoding VOC family protein, which gives rise to MKKRVTGLGGFFFKTKDPDGIKKWYNTHLGLNTDQYGCTFWWKDKKGKDCSTQWSPMKEDTKYFEPSKKQFMMNFRVENLVELLEVLKKEGVTIVGEIEEYEYGKFGWILDPEGNKLELWEPVDKAFL
- a CDS encoding TM2 domain-containing protein → MSEENQDLGDKAKKSMEDAKKAAKKTGETAKKKVTKAKSKTTKSADAAKKTAKATGAKAEKKTSKIKEEAKEAFDDAKKKAEDVKKEAKETAKEFKQGAKETFEEAKKSAEDFKEEAKESTHEFKEGAKKTAHEFSEGLKSAGGENKKILAGILAIIFGHLGIHKFILGYQKEGIILLVISIFGYATTCLFFGSFIILATWIVGIIEGIIYLTKTDEDFYNTYQVGRKPWF
- a CDS encoding ArsR/SmtB family transcription factor; the protein is MGTTKTQIFTTAQNELATIFKVLSNPARIAIIQYISRQQSCICNDIVEEIGLAQPTISQHLKELKSIGLLKGEVEGKTVCYCIDLNKWNEIQSQLNSFFNTTQANCC